The following coding sequences lie in one Oncorhynchus kisutch isolate 150728-3 linkage group LG27, Okis_V2, whole genome shotgun sequence genomic window:
- the LOC109872347 gene encoding elongation of very long chain fatty acids protein 1, whose translation MLLELGSNIMSLYEYLLQRTDHRLLPYPLMRTPFQMTSILLGYVFFSLYAGPYLMVHRKPYHLKSAMIVYNFSMVFLNAFLVYEFLMSGWGTTFTWRCDLCDYSSSPQALRMVRVAWWFYFSKFIELLDTLFFVLRKKHSQITFLHVFHHSFMPFTWWWGMTIAPAGGMSSFHAMVNACVHVIMYTYYGLSAAGPRFQKYLWWKKYMTAIQLIQFVLISLHISQYYFMEKCDFQVPMFIHLIWMYGTFFFVLFSNFWIQAYIKGKRLPTATKEAKLKQNGVTNGHTNGITIGNISVVPNGKQVENGNGTTAHRVNGHNQLGKVKEV comes from the exons ATGCTGCTAGAACTGGGATCCAATATTATGTCGTTGTATGAGTATTTATTGCAGAGAACGG ACCACCGGTTGTTGCCCTACCCATTGATGCGGACCCCCTTCCAGATGACCAGCATCCTGTTGGGCTATGTATTCTTCTCGCTGTATGCAGGGCCTTACCTGATGGTACACCGCAAGCCCTATCACCTCAAATCGGCCATGATCGTCTATAACTTCAGCATGGTGTTCCTGAACGCCTTCCTTGTCTATGAG TTCCTGATGTCAGGATGGGGCACCACCTTTACCTGGAGATGTGACCTTTGTGACTACTCAAGCAGCCCACAGGCTCTAAGG ATGGTTCGAGTGGCTTGGTGGTTTTACTTCTCTAAATTCATCGAGCTTCTGGACACA TTATTCTTTGTGCTGCGTAAGAAACACAGCCAGATTACATTTCTACATGTCTTCCATCACTCCTTCATGCCCTTCACGTGGTGGTGGGGTATGACCATCGCTCCTG CAGGGGGAATGAGCTCGTTCCATGCCATGGTCAACGCATGTGTCCACGTCATCATGTACACCTACTACGGCCTGTCCGCTGCAGGACCTCGCTTCCAGAAATACCTCTGGTGGAAGAAGTACATGACCGCAATCCAGCTT ATCCAGTTTGTGCTGATCTCACTTCACATCTCTCAATACTACTTCATGGAGAAGTGTGACTTTCAGGTGCCCATGTTCATTCACCTCATCTGGATGTACGGAACCTTCTTCTTCGTACTCTTCTCCAACTTCTGGATTCAGGCCTACATAAAGGGTAAACGGCTGCCTACAGCAACCAAGGAGGCAAAGCTCAAGCAGAATGGCGTTACTAATGGTCATACCAACGGCATTACCATTGGCAACATTTCCGTAGTGCCCAACGGCAAACAAGTGGAGAATGGCAATGGGACAACAGCTCACCGTGTCAACGGCCATAACCAACTAGGCAAAGTGAAGGAAGTCTAG
- the cdc20 gene encoding cell division cycle protein 20 homolog — MAQFGFDNDIHSILKLDMPITNAPMARWQRKASSSMSTSCANTSALSPGKSGNRSLSLSKTPSKTPGKNGKTQCTPSKAGGDRFIPTRNNKQMDVASFLLSKENEPMDTNPSAATSENQKAWSVTLNGYDIEEAKILHLGGKPLNAPEGYQNNLKVLYSQIPTPVSTKKNRYIPSVPDRILDAPELRNDFYLNLLDWSSRNLLAVALHSNLYLWDATQGDIVLLMKMERAEDYICSVSWIKEGNFLALGTSDCKVQLWDVENQKRLRSMSGHTARVGSLSWNNHILSSGSRSGHIHHHDVRVADHHIFTLSGHSQEVCGLEWSPDGRYLASGGNDNLVYVWPGVQEGSGQGSNAVHSFNEHQGAVKALAWCPWQPNILASGGGTSDRHIRIWNVTSGSCISALDTQSQVSSLKFAPNYKELVSGHGYAHDNVVIWKYPSLTKVAELNGHEGRVLNITMSPDCSTIATVAGDETVRLWKSFELDPVKKKAKERMVKSTSSSIHQSIR, encoded by the exons ATGGCTCAATTTGGATTCGACAACGACATTCACAGCATTCTGAAGCTGGATATGCCAATCACAAACGCGCCCATGGCGAGGTGGCAGAGAAAAGCCAGTTCGTCTATGTCGACCAGCTGTGCCAACACCAGCGCCTTATCACCTGGCAAATCCGGAAACCGATCTCTTAGTCTGTCCAAGACGCCCAGTAAAACACCAG GTAAAAATGGAAAGACACAGTGCACACCTTCCAAGGCAGGTGGTGACCGTTTCATTCCCACTAGAAACAACAAACAGATGGATGTGGCAAGCTTCCTGCTCTCAAAGGAAAATGAACCCATGGACACAAACCCCTCAGCAGCAACATCT GAGAACCAGAAAGCATGGTCTGTTACACTCAATGGATATGACATTGAGGAGGCAAAGATCTTGCATCTGggaggaaaacccttgaatgctCCAGAAG GTTACCAGAACAACCTAAAAGTTCTCTACAGTCAGATTCCTACCCCAGTCTCCACCAAAAAGAACCGATACATACCATCAGTGCCTGACAGAATCTTAGACGCTCCTGAACTCCGAAATGATTTCT ATCTGAACCTACTAGACTGGAGCAGTCGGAACCTTCTAGCAGTTGCACTTCACAGCAATCTTTATCTGTGGGACGCCACACAGGGTGACATCGTCCTACTGATGAAGATGGAACGGGCGGAGGACTACATCTGCTCTGTGTCATGGATCAAGGAGGGCAACTTCCTTGCCCTTGGTACCAGTGACTGCAAAGTTCAG TTGTGGGATGTGGAGAACCAGAAGCGTCTACGCAGCATGTCTGGCCACACTGCCAGAGTTGGCAGTCTGAGTTGGAACAATCACATTCTTTCCAG TGGCTCCAGATCTGGTCACATCCACCACCATGATGTAAGGGTAGCAGACCACCACATCTTCACCCTGTCTGGACACTCTCAGGAGGTGTGTGGGCTGGAGTGGTCCCCTGATGGAAGATACCTGGCCAGCGGCGGCAACGACAACCTTGTGTACGTGTGGCCAGGTGTGCAGGAGGGCAGCGGCCAAGGCAGTAATGCTGTCCACAGCTTCAATGAGCATCAAGGTGCAGTCAAG GCTTTGGCCTGGTGCCCATGGCAACCTAACATTCTTGCGTCTGGAGGGGGCACCAGTGACCGTCACATCCGCATCTGGAACGTCACCAGTGGCTCTTGCATCAGTGCCCTGGACACTCAATCTCAG GTGTCCTCTTTGAAGTTTGCGCCAAACTACAAGGAATTGGTCTCCGGCCACGGATATGCCCACGACAACGTAGTCATCTGGAAGTATCCCTCCTTGACTAAAGTGGCAGAGCTCAATG GTCATGAGGGCAGGGTCTTGAACATTACCATGAGTCCAGACTGCTCGACTATCGCCACTGTAGCCGGTGATGAAACTGTCCGCCTCTGGAAAAGCTTTGAGCTGGATCCAGTCAAGAAGAAGGCCAAAGAGAGGATGGTGAAGTCCACCAGCAGCAGCATCCACCAATCTATCCGATAA